The genomic window TTTGCCGAACAAATTCACCACCCCGTATTCTGTGGCCACAAACTGGACGTCACCCCGGGGGACGACCACGGCGGTGTCCGACATATGGGGAATGATCCGGCTGGTTTTATCATTGTCCGATGTAGAGGTCAGAATCAGGATGGACTTTCCATTGGGAGACATGGCGGCTCCCCGGGTGAAATCCAGAAGCCCGTTGATGCCGGTGTAGTTGTTCAAAGGCAGGGCATCGGCCGCCACCTGGCCCGTGAGATCAATGGCCATGGCCGTGTTCAACGTCACCATCTGATTATGACGTCCGATAATGGTGGGGCTGTTGATATAATCTGAGGGATGAAATTCAATGGATGGATTGTCATCGATGAATTCATACAGCATAAAAGAGCCGACGGCACTTCCGGCCACCAGTTTGCCGTTGTTGAACCCTTTTTTCTTGTTGGTGATCACCCCCATGGAAAACAAACGCATCATGGGTTCGGACAGATACTGGGAATGCACGCCCAGATCGTTTTTTTCCGCCAGACACACCATGGTGGCATCATTGGTGACCCCTAAGCTGGTCTGGATGGTCGACCCGTCTTTGATCAGCCGGGAAATGTGTTTGGCAATGATATTGGCGGTTTCCATTTCCGGAAGCGGCTGAATGGTAAGCAGTTCCTCTTCATGCTCCACAATGAAATCCACATCATTGACATGGATGAAACTGCGGCCCAGGACCCGGGGCATGTTGGGGTTCACTTGGCAGATCACCAGATCCGCGGATTCACAGGCAGCCATGTTGATATCCACGGACACCCCTAAACTCATCCAACCGAAATCATCGGGCGGGGATGCCTGGATCAGGGCCACATTCAAGGGCATGAGCCGGGACTTGAACAGATGGGGGATCTGGGACAGGTTGATGGGGGTGATGAACCGCTGGTTTTTCTTTATTTTGGTGGGAGAGGCAGATCCCAGGTAAAAAGAACGGATATTGAGCTGCTGGGAATGGGACCGGTTGGCAATCAGCGTCAAGGGACCGCTGTCCACACTCAGCAGCCGGACGATTTCAAGGTCGGTGAATCGTTCCGATACTTTGGATAATTCATTGACCAGGTGCTGGGGCTCCCCACAGGAGGATCCGATAAAGACCCGATTCCCCGGCCTCAGGTGTTGCAGTGCATCGGCTGCGCTGCCCGCTTTTTGTACATATGCATCTGCCCAGTAAGTTGTTTTCGGCATAATTTTAAATCTCCCCCAAGTTGATCAATCATCCGGTTTTATCCTGAATATCATAGACAAAAAAACATCACATGGGAACAAAAAAGCACAAAAAATGAAAAAAGCGAATAAAATTAAAAAATTGATCAGGTTTTGGTATTTTCATTTTTATCCTTGCGAAATTCATGGAAATTCTATATGAATGAATTCAATTGACTAAAAAATGAATCTGCTTCATATCATATGGGGTAAACATGGGCATACACGAGAGAAAACAAAGAGAAAAACAACGCCGGCGCCGGGATATTATCAATGCCGCACGTAAAATTTTTTCCGTCAAGGGCTTTAACAGCGCGACCATGGAAGAGATCGCCACTGAAGCGGAATTAAGCCCCGGTACCTTGTATCTGTATTTCAAGAACAAGGAGGAACTGCACACATCCCTTTCCATTGATATCCTTAAATACCTGACCACCCAGATTCAGGAAGTCGTCAACCTGGATATCTGTGTGGAAGAAAAGATGGAGCGGTTCAGAGATGTTTTCATCGATGTGTATGGCTATGATGCCAGCATACTGATCAATCTGTTTCACCTGCAGTCGGGTGAAACCCTTCACAATCTGTCCGATGAGATGATGCAGCACCTCAAGAAAAACTCGGCCCGGGCCCATGGCGCGATCATTCAGGTGATCAAGGAAGGCATTGACAAAGGGATTTTCATTGATGAGCACCCGGTGGCCTTGGCAGATGTGCTGTGGGGATCCTACGCCGGGGTGGTGCTCTGGGTGGATTCCAAAAAAAAGCTGGACGATCATAAAGATTTTGTCAAATCAACGCTCACCACGGCATTTAAAGTCATTATTCAGGGTTTGAAAAAAAACTGATTTTTTATCCGTTACAGGGAACAATATTCGGATTTCATTTTTTTTTAAACCAAAGCCAATTCATTAAAAGAACACCAGGTAGTTACCTGAGTGGTGGTTTCGAGCTCAAGGATCGAAAATCTCTTAAAAAATCTAAAAAAATGTCCGGAATGGCGGCAGTCAAGAATCGAGCCGACGGTGTTTTCGATCATAGATGCTTGATATTGGTGGTGGGCCGTGAAGGAATCGAACCTTCAACCTACTGATTAAGAGTCAGTTGCTCTGCCAATTGAGCTAACGGCCCGGCTGAAATTTAACAGCAGGAAAATATCAGCCGGAAATAGGTCTGTCAACGGTTTTTTTAAAATGAGAATGGAAACAAACCGGTTGACCCTTTAAAAAAAGGTTTGTTATACTTATCATTTATGCACAAAAATTTGTTGTGCATGAAAATTAAGCCGTTTTGAATAGCACCATTTAAACATATTGGGAGACATCATATGCAACACAGCAAATCCCTTGATTTGTTCAACAAGGCAAAACAATTGATTCCCGGAGGTGTCAATTCTCCGGTACGGGCATGCAATTCCGTGGGCGGGCAGCCGGTATTCATTGAACGCGGTGACAAAAGCCGGCTCTTTGATGTGGACGGGAATGACTATATCGATTATGTCATGTCCTGGGGGCCCCTGGTATTGGGGCATCGGCCGCCGGAAGTGATTCAGGCCCTGATGCAGGCCCTGGAGACCGGCACCAGTTTCGGTGCCCCGACCCATCTGGAAACCCAATTGGCGGAACTGGTGACCCAGACGGTGCCGTCCGTGGAAATGGTGCGTATGGTCAATTCCGGCACCGAGGCCACCATGAGCGCCGTCCGTCTGGCCAGAGGGTTTACCGGACGTAACATTATCATCAAATTTGACGGATGCTATCATGGTCATGCCGACACCCTGCTGGTGGCGGCCGGGTCCGGTGTGGCGACCCTGAACATTCCCGGCAGCCCCGGAGTCCCGCAGACAGTGACACAGAACACCTTGTCTCTGCCATACAACGATATCGAAGGATTCAAACAGGTGATGGCCCAGCAGGGGGACCAGGTGGCCGGGGTGATCCTGGAACCGGTGGCCGGCAACATGGGCATGGTACGTCCCCGAGAGGGGTTTCTTGAAACCCTGCGAAAAGAAACACAAAAATACGGGGCAGTGCTGATTTTTGATGAGGTCATGACCGGGTTCCGGGTGGCCAAAAATTCTGCCCAGGGATTGTTCAACATCACACCGGACCTGACCTGTTTCGGCAAAATTATCGGGGGCGGCCTGCCCGTGGGGGCCTACGGCGGAAAAAAAGAGATCATGTCCCAGATCGCACCCACAGGGCCGGTGTACCAGGCCGGCACCCTGTCGGGTAATCCTTTGGCCATGGCCGCCGGCATTGCCACTTTGACCGCTTTGCAGAAAGACGGGGTGTATGACACACTGGAAACCCGGACAAGCGATTTGATGAACGGGTTCAAGGCGGCGGCGGATGAAGCGGGTATTCCCTTTCAGTCCGGGCATGTGGGGTCCATGGCCGGGTTCTTTTTCACCGACCGGAAAGTGGTTGATTTTCAAGATGCCAAAACCAGTGATCTGGACCGGTTTGCCGCATTTTATCGAGGCATGCTGGCAAAAGGTATTTACCTGGCACCGTCTCAGTTCGAGGCCTGTTTTGTTTCTCTGGCTCATACAAAAAAAGACATTGATGACACCATTGCCGCGGCCAAAGCCGTGATGGCGGAAATTTAGTCCATGACCAAAATTCGCCGCATACATCTGATTGCTGCCTGCGGGACGGGTATGGGAACTCTGGCCTGCATGCTCAAGCAGATGGGGTATGAAGTGACCGGATCGGATCAGCATGTGTACCCCCCCATGAGCGATTTTCTGGCAGCCAGTGACATCCGGTTGTTTGACCGGTTTGATCCGGCCAATCTGGATCAAACTCCGGATCTGGTGATCATCGGAAATGCCGTGACCCGGGACAATCCCGAAGCTGCTGCGGTTCTGGCCGGGCAGATTCCCTATCTGTCCATGCCCCAGGCCGTGAACCGGTTTATCGCAGTCGATAAAAAGATCATTTTGATCACTGGTACCCATGGTAAAACCACGACCGCTGCTATTATGGCCCATTTACTGACCGTGGCGGGGCTGGATCCCGGGTTCATGATCGGCGGGATTTTAAAGGACTACCAGTCCGGGTTCCGAATCGGCAATGGGGAATACATGGTCATTGAAGGGGATGAATATGATACCGCCTTTTTTGACAAAGGGCCCAAATTCATGCACTATGATCCGTTTATCACGATCATGACCGGTGTGGAATTCGACCATGCCGATATTTTCAAGGATCTGGATCATGTCAAGTCGGTATTTGCTCAACTGGTGTCAAAAATAGCGGATACCAGTGTTCTGATTGCTTGCAAAGACAGCCCCCATCTCATGGATATTCTGGCAGACCAAAACATAAACCCTGTTTTTTACGGATCTGACGGTGACTGGAGATATGCGGATATGGTTCATACCCATCGTCTGACCCGGACTCAAATCCAAGGGCCTGAATCCGATTATGAGATTGAAACCCGGTTGCCCGGCCATCACAATCTGATGAATTTTCTGGCTTGTGCGGCGGCGGCCCATACGTTGGGGATCAGCACGGCCACGGTGAAACAGGCCATGGCATCGTTTTCCGGTATCCGGCGCCGTCAGGATGTCCGGGGGGTTAAACGCGGTATCACGGTCATGGACGATTTTGCCCATCATCCGTCTGCGGTGGCAGCCACTATCCGGGCAGTGAAACCGTTTTACCATCCGGGCCGGGTGATTGCCGTGTTTGAGCCCCGCACCAACACCTCCATGCGCCGGTTTTTCCAGGACACCTATCCTGCCGCATTTACCCAAGCGGATATGGTGTGTATCTGCAATCCGGCCGTTAAAAAAAACATACCTGAAAATGAGCGGTTTTCCCCTGAAAAGCTGGTGTCGGATATCAATGCGCTCGGTGTGGAAGCCCATTATTTTTCCGATACAAACGGGCTGCTGTCGTTTCTGCCTTCCCGGCTGATTCCCAGCGATCTGGTGCTGATCATGTCTAATGGCGGATTTGACAATATCCATATCCGACTGCTTGACACAATTGAAATGATATATCAAGGAGAGACAGATGATGCAAAATGATCTCAAGGTTGAGTGGGATGCCGGATTCAGTGTGGATGTGGCAGAGATCGACACCCACCAGAAAAAAATGTTCGATCTTTTCAATGAACTCATTGATTTGAAACAGAGAAAAGCGGAATCCAAAGCGATTGCCAATATTATCACGGAAATCAACGATTACAGTAAGCTGTATTTTACGGAAGAAGAGAGAATGCTCAGACAGCGGGAATATCCGGATCGGGATATACACGCCA from Desulfotignum phosphitoxidans DSM 13687 includes these protein-coding regions:
- a CDS encoding bifunctional acetyl-CoA hydrolase/transferase family protein/GNAT family N-acetyltransferase — protein: MPKTTYWADAYVQKAGSAADALQHLRPGNRVFIGSSCGEPQHLVNELSKVSERFTDLEIVRLLSVDSGPLTLIANRSHSQQLNIRSFYLGSASPTKIKKNQRFITPINLSQIPHLFKSRLMPLNVALIQASPPDDFGWMSLGVSVDINMAACESADLVICQVNPNMPRVLGRSFIHVNDVDFIVEHEEELLTIQPLPEMETANIIAKHISRLIKDGSTIQTSLGVTNDATMVCLAEKNDLGVHSQYLSEPMMRLFSMGVITNKKKGFNNGKLVAGSAVGSFMLYEFIDDNPSIEFHPSDYINSPTIIGRHNQMVTLNTAMAIDLTGQVAADALPLNNYTGINGLLDFTRGAAMSPNGKSILILTSTSDNDKTSRIIPHMSDTAVVVPRGDVQFVATEYGVVNLFGKTLQERAMALISIAHPDFRDELFSQAKELNLIDTGRQFKQAIKGVYPLKYEETIQIKGTSINFRPARTVDERSIQEHYYNMNRGDIISRFFHEKKSFVHPQIETTYEIDYINDLTIVATIGELGFEQIIAVGEYFRNPIVNMAEIAFSVTHEYQGMGIAKILQEKLAVAAQDNGIKGLIAYTSPQNKGMIRLFNHLPFKIHTEKDEDMIILNCLFSEPEPKDKKNHRSPA
- a CDS encoding TetR/AcrR family transcriptional regulator — translated: MGIHERKQREKQRRRRDIINAARKIFSVKGFNSATMEEIATEAELSPGTLYLYFKNKEELHTSLSIDILKYLTTQIQEVVNLDICVEEKMERFRDVFIDVYGYDASILINLFHLQSGETLHNLSDEMMQHLKKNSARAHGAIIQVIKEGIDKGIFIDEHPVALADVLWGSYAGVVLWVDSKKKLDDHKDFVKSTLTTAFKVIIQGLKKN
- the hemL gene encoding glutamate-1-semialdehyde 2,1-aminomutase, with product MQHSKSLDLFNKAKQLIPGGVNSPVRACNSVGGQPVFIERGDKSRLFDVDGNDYIDYVMSWGPLVLGHRPPEVIQALMQALETGTSFGAPTHLETQLAELVTQTVPSVEMVRMVNSGTEATMSAVRLARGFTGRNIIIKFDGCYHGHADTLLVAAGSGVATLNIPGSPGVPQTVTQNTLSLPYNDIEGFKQVMAQQGDQVAGVILEPVAGNMGMVRPREGFLETLRKETQKYGAVLIFDEVMTGFRVAKNSAQGLFNITPDLTCFGKIIGGGLPVGAYGGKKEIMSQIAPTGPVYQAGTLSGNPLAMAAGIATLTALQKDGVYDTLETRTSDLMNGFKAAADEAGIPFQSGHVGSMAGFFFTDRKVVDFQDAKTSDLDRFAAFYRGMLAKGIYLAPSQFEACFVSLAHTKKDIDDTIAAAKAVMAEI
- a CDS encoding UDP-N-acetylmuramate--L-alanine ligase translates to MTKIRRIHLIAACGTGMGTLACMLKQMGYEVTGSDQHVYPPMSDFLAASDIRLFDRFDPANLDQTPDLVIIGNAVTRDNPEAAAVLAGQIPYLSMPQAVNRFIAVDKKIILITGTHGKTTTAAIMAHLLTVAGLDPGFMIGGILKDYQSGFRIGNGEYMVIEGDEYDTAFFDKGPKFMHYDPFITIMTGVEFDHADIFKDLDHVKSVFAQLVSKIADTSVLIACKDSPHLMDILADQNINPVFYGSDGDWRYADMVHTHRLTRTQIQGPESDYEIETRLPGHHNLMNFLACAAAAHTLGISTATVKQAMASFSGIRRRQDVRGVKRGITVMDDFAHHPSAVAATIRAVKPFYHPGRVIAVFEPRTNTSMRRFFQDTYPAAFTQADMVCICNPAVKKNIPENERFSPEKLVSDINALGVEAHYFSDTNGLLSFLPSRLIPSDLVLIMSNGGFDNIHIRLLDTIEMIYQGETDDAK
- a CDS encoding bacteriohemerythrin; protein product: MMQNDLKVEWDAGFSVDVAEIDTHQKKMFDLFNELIDLKQRKAESKAIANIITEINDYSKLYFTEEERMLRQREYPDRDIHARYHRRFIRNALSLRREITEDVNNLSLDAIVSLRDWLIEHILTKDAMYVPFLRIHRYVEDASRKQ